A stretch of [Clostridium] innocuum DNA encodes these proteins:
- a CDS encoding ABC transporter ATP-binding protein, producing the protein MIIEVNNLVKRYKELIALDHFRLEVEEGEILGLLGPNGSGKTTAINCMLALLTYDKGDIRIFGKQMKVDSYDLKQQIGVVPQNVAVFHELSVEDNINYFCGLYVSDKAKRKTLVDEAIRFVSLEEFRKFRPGKLSGGLLRRLNIACGIAHQPKLIFMDEPTVAVDPQSRNAILEGIRRLNAQGATIVYTSHYMEEVEEICSRIIIIDKGKTIAAGSKEELKAGIMMKEKIEVEQVKLQEQQVQDIQDIANVFSVQYNANVLQVKFTEGKRNLANLLDYFTQENITYGKVYSQQPTLNDVFLEITGKQLRD; encoded by the coding sequence ATGATTATTGAAGTAAACAATCTGGTGAAACGATACAAGGAGCTGATTGCGCTGGATCATTTCCGGCTGGAGGTTGAGGAAGGTGAAATTCTGGGACTTCTGGGACCGAACGGAAGCGGAAAAACAACGGCAATCAACTGTATGCTGGCTCTGTTAACATATGACAAGGGAGACATCCGCATTTTCGGAAAGCAGATGAAAGTGGACAGCTACGATTTGAAACAGCAAATCGGTGTGGTTCCGCAAAACGTAGCAGTTTTTCATGAGCTGAGCGTCGAGGACAACATCAATTACTTTTGCGGTCTGTATGTCAGTGATAAGGCAAAGCGTAAAACACTTGTGGATGAGGCAATACGTTTTGTTTCATTGGAGGAATTTCGTAAATTCCGACCGGGTAAGCTGAGCGGCGGTTTACTGAGAAGGTTGAATATCGCCTGTGGAATTGCACATCAGCCAAAGCTCATTTTCATGGATGAGCCGACGGTCGCAGTCGATCCACAGAGCCGTAATGCGATACTGGAGGGTATACGGCGCCTGAATGCGCAGGGGGCAACCATTGTGTATACCTCTCATTATATGGAAGAGGTTGAAGAAATTTGCAGTCGCATCATCATCATCGACAAGGGAAAAACCATTGCGGCTGGCTCCAAGGAGGAGCTGAAGGCCGGCATTATGATGAAGGAAAAGATCGAAGTGGAGCAGGTGAAGCTGCAGGAGCAGCAGGTACAGGATATTCAGGATATCGCAAATGTGTTCTCCGTACAGTACAATGCCAATGTTCTGCAGGTTAAGTTTACTGAAGGAAAACGCAATCTGGCCAATCTGCTGGATTACTTCACACAGGAGAATATCACCTATGGCAAGGTGTATTCCCAGCAGCCGACCTTAAATGATGTCTTCCTGGAAATCACAGGAAAACAGCTGCGGGATTAA
- a CDS encoding two-component sensor histidine kinase, producing the protein MKQLINYLLFLCIGCCFSFFYDHQLYRLLALLSAVILASISYLYTRRTWTPYAMILFALLATLQQSFLYYLPLLLYCIRRQHFSYTILLYLLPILFHLRMENLYLCSAIAIFSIFAISLRQQWEENEEIKLSFMRQRDATKELADILSNKNRHLLVQQEQEIRIAILDERNRIAREIHDHVGHLLSSALLQIGAIQAIQKEDKLKEPLQNLRDTLSQGMDNVRSSVHDLHDDALDLQVTLQRLLKDYSFCDGTLEYDVLHPLSQQTIYHILAIVKESMNNTMKHSNATKYSITVREQPAFYQLILRDNGTRHSSVPWQTRGIGLSNMQERVADMHGYLNITHTAGFQIYITLPKEDKP; encoded by the coding sequence ATGAAACAGCTTATAAATTATCTGTTATTTTTATGTATCGGCTGCTGCTTCAGCTTTTTTTATGACCATCAGCTGTACCGCCTGCTGGCTCTGCTTTCAGCAGTGATACTGGCCTCTATATCCTATCTGTACACAAGGCGAACATGGACGCCGTATGCAATGATTCTGTTTGCATTGCTCGCCACCCTGCAGCAAAGCTTTCTGTACTATCTGCCGCTGCTGCTATACTGTATCAGACGACAGCATTTTTCTTACACCATCCTCCTGTATCTGCTTCCGATTCTCTTTCATCTGCGTATGGAAAATCTGTATTTATGCAGTGCCATTGCCATTTTTTCTATATTCGCCATATCCCTTCGGCAGCAGTGGGAGGAAAATGAGGAAATTAAGCTTTCCTTCATGCGGCAGCGCGATGCGACAAAGGAGCTGGCAGATATTCTGTCCAATAAAAACAGGCATCTTCTTGTCCAGCAGGAACAGGAAATCCGAATCGCCATTTTGGATGAAAGAAACCGTATCGCCAGAGAAATTCATGATCATGTGGGACATCTGCTTAGCAGCGCTTTGTTGCAGATTGGCGCTATACAGGCAATTCAAAAGGAAGATAAGCTGAAGGAGCCGCTTCAGAATTTACGAGATACCCTTTCTCAGGGAATGGATAACGTACGAAGCAGTGTACATGACCTGCACGATGATGCACTGGATTTGCAGGTGACACTGCAGCGCCTGCTCAAGGACTACAGCTTTTGTGATGGTACGCTGGAATACGATGTGCTGCATCCCCTGTCTCAGCAGACAATCTATCATATCCTTGCCATTGTAAAGGAGAGCATGAACAATACAATGAAGCATTCCAATGCGACAAAATACAGCATTACCGTACGCGAACAGCCGGCCTTTTATCAATTGATTCTACGTGATAACGGCACCAGGCACAGCAGTGTTCCCTGGCAGACCAGAGGCATCGGCTTAAGCAACATGCAGGAGCGTGTAGCGG